Proteins encoded within one genomic window of Spirochaeta isovalerica:
- the rlmH gene encoding 23S rRNA (pseudouridine(1915)-N(3))-methyltransferase RlmH: MKITLISVGKLKEKYLREGIAEYSKRLSRYCSLEMIEVSDEKCPESLSDADKEIIKNKEGDRITSKLKEGTYLITLEIEGKELSSEKLASRIEKVTTGGNSHLTFLIGGSLGLSDNLKRRTDFALSFSKLTFPHQMMKLILLEQIYRSFRIIRNEPYHK, encoded by the coding sequence ATGAAAATAACTCTGATATCCGTAGGAAAACTGAAAGAAAAATACCTCAGGGAAGGTATCGCCGAATATTCAAAACGCCTTTCACGATACTGCAGCCTTGAAATGATAGAAGTTTCCGATGAAAAATGTCCGGAATCATTGAGCGATGCGGATAAAGAGATAATTAAAAACAAAGAAGGTGATCGGATTACTTCGAAACTGAAGGAAGGAACATATCTCATCACCCTGGAAATCGAAGGAAAAGAACTCAGTTCTGAAAAGCTGGCTTCCAGAATTGAAAAAGTCACAACCGGAGGAAACAGCCATCTTACCTTTCTGATCGGCGGATCTCTGGGATTGAGCGATAATCTGAAAAGGCGGACTGATTTTGCCTTGTCCTTTTCAAAACTGACTTTTCCTCATCAGATGATGAAATTGATTTTACTGGAACAGATCTACAGATCTTTCAGGATTATTCGCAACGAGCCTTATCACAAATAA
- a CDS encoding nucleoside hydrolase, whose amino-acid sequence MKEQKTGRPVLLDCDPGIDDALAIFMALASDELKVEAITAVAGNVPVERTALNALQLVELSGYEVEVASGAGAPLYGKKKTAESVHGRNGIGDIELPPPVGALSCQTARELIYRKALEQGGELEIIATGPLTNIASALLIYPDLKNLIRHIWIMGGSAYSGNRTPAAEFNIYADPHGASIVFQSGVPITMCGLDVTNRALIYREDIERLSLFQSDVARKSAQMLTWYLGFYKSFGFEGVAMHDPFTVAAAIDPSLAATRHLYVDVETEGEFTFGQTVVDILKVSGKKPNAHVALELDNKGFVDLFEKLMRSYG is encoded by the coding sequence ATGAAAGAACAAAAAACAGGCAGACCGGTTCTGTTAGATTGCGATCCGGGCATAGATGACGCATTGGCCATATTTATGGCTCTGGCATCGGATGAACTCAAAGTCGAAGCGATTACAGCTGTCGCCGGCAATGTCCCTGTTGAGCGCACAGCTCTTAACGCGCTTCAGCTCGTTGAGTTGTCAGGCTACGAAGTAGAGGTTGCTTCCGGGGCGGGCGCACCCCTTTATGGAAAGAAAAAAACAGCCGAATCCGTTCACGGCAGGAACGGTATCGGAGATATAGAGCTTCCGCCTCCGGTCGGGGCTTTATCCTGTCAGACTGCCAGGGAACTCATATACCGGAAAGCACTCGAACAGGGGGGGGAGCTGGAAATCATAGCCACAGGTCCCCTGACAAATATAGCTTCAGCTCTTCTCATTTATCCCGATCTGAAGAATCTTATTCGACACATCTGGATCATGGGTGGGTCCGCCTACAGCGGAAACAGAACGCCTGCAGCAGAATTCAACATTTATGCCGATCCCCATGGGGCATCCATTGTTTTTCAGTCCGGTGTTCCCATTACCATGTGCGGGCTGGATGTGACAAATAGAGCTCTTATTTACAGAGAAGATATTGAACGATTATCCCTTTTTCAAAGCGATGTCGCCCGGAAATCCGCTCAAATGCTCACCTGGTATCTCGGATTTTATAAAAGCTTCGGTTTTGAAGGGGTCGCCATGCACGATCCTTTTACAGTGGCGGCAGCTATCGACCCTTCACTTGCCGCGACCAGGCATCTGTATGTGGATGTGGAAACAGAAGGGGAATTCACCTTCGGTCAGACTGTTGTTGATATTCTTAAAGTGAGCGGGAAAAAACCCAATGCCCATGTCGCTCTGGAATTGGATAACAAAGGTTTTGTCGATCTTTTTGAAAAACTGATGAGGTCATATGGCTGA
- a CDS encoding ankyrin repeat domain-containing protein yields MTMIKFEAKLLIIIYFFFLFPLLLWGNRVSGLYDPPVRSVRFGRGNPFSFIPIGWSENGASAFMVQDNVSSTVILMIFDGIEDRVLFESEPFDMPEGGIGVLWKENRESFSQKLGDYSIIPDRNPSYGPGDFSWGNDEYSIYEETTMLAGNRGIASLNLIIKSEKKGVKSLYSYTHNDTKGSVLLDSYVVGYYLSPQERRILAISLDDRGGEGEDHKLSLRFNGAHLTIGFARVRTERTGLIEAVLSGQYYTTRALLEEGADPDIAVEGEPLLLMAARQNNWDIVFLLLQGGAEPAVVDGKGRMLLHYAALSGNRENVIRLVAMGMNKSYRDLEGRTAADLAEIYNNDFLIPLLKE; encoded by the coding sequence ATGACTATGATCAAGTTTGAAGCAAAATTGTTAATAATAATTTATTTTTTCTTTTTATTTCCCCTTCTATTGTGGGGAAACCGGGTTTCGGGATTATACGATCCTCCGGTGCGGTCTGTGCGTTTCGGCAGAGGCAATCCTTTTTCGTTTATCCCTATCGGCTGGTCGGAAAATGGGGCAAGTGCTTTCATGGTTCAGGACAATGTGTCTTCAACAGTCATTCTTATGATTTTTGACGGGATTGAAGATCGGGTTTTGTTTGAATCGGAACCATTTGACATGCCCGAAGGCGGCATAGGCGTTCTCTGGAAGGAGAATAGGGAATCCTTCAGTCAGAAGCTGGGAGATTATTCCATTATTCCCGATAGAAATCCGTCCTATGGTCCCGGTGATTTCTCCTGGGGCAATGATGAGTACTCAATATATGAGGAGACGACCATGCTTGCCGGAAACAGAGGCATTGCCAGTCTTAACCTCATAATAAAGTCGGAAAAAAAAGGCGTGAAGTCTCTCTACTCCTATACACACAATGACACAAAAGGTTCTGTCCTTCTCGATAGTTATGTTGTCGGTTACTATCTCAGCCCTCAGGAGAGAAGAATCCTTGCTATTTCACTAGATGACAGAGGCGGGGAGGGCGAAGATCATAAATTGTCTCTCCGTTTCAACGGGGCTCACCTCACAATAGGTTTTGCAAGAGTCAGAACAGAAAGAACCGGTTTGATAGAAGCTGTCCTGAGTGGTCAGTACTATACGACGAGAGCTTTGCTGGAGGAGGGTGCGGATCCCGATATTGCTGTCGAGGGCGAGCCTCTTCTTCTTATGGCTGCCCGTCAGAATAACTGGGATATTGTTTTTTTACTGCTCCAGGGCGGAGCGGAACCGGCAGTAGTCGACGGAAAGGGGAGAATGCTACTTCATTATGCAGCCCTTTCGGGAAACCGGGAAAATGTCATTCGACTTGTGGCTATGGGAATGAATAAAAGCTACCGGGATCTGGAAGGCCGAACAGCGGCCGACCTGGCTGAGATTTACAATAATGATTTTCTGATACCGCTTCTGAAAGAATGA
- a CDS encoding ABC transporter permease: MSDFFNIIFSVDFGYAVLRVTTPILFAAMGALISDKAGVINIALEGMMLIAALTGVIVSALAQSAGLGLLAAVIVGALVGMILAYFALNLKTDVILAAIAINLIAMGGTVFILFMVGGDKGISSSLPSKVLPRIDIPLLKSIPVVGPILSGHNILTYMAFLSVWVMYIFIYKTPLGLRIRAVGENPDAADSVGISVRKIQYIALTLSGALAGFGGAYMSMGYVSWFSKNMTAGRGFIALAAEAMGGATPHGAMFTSLLFGLFDALSNSLQTLRVPAEFIQMIPYLATVIGLVIYAANKTEQIKRIQAQKERQAGTKTEKGKTT, from the coding sequence ATGTCGGATTTTTTTAATATTATTTTTTCTGTCGATTTCGGTTATGCCGTTCTTCGCGTTACCACTCCGATTCTCTTCGCTGCCATGGGGGCTCTCATTTCAGATAAAGCCGGAGTTATAAATATCGCTCTCGAGGGCATGATGCTCATAGCCGCGCTAACCGGAGTTATCGTCAGTGCACTCGCTCAGAGCGCGGGGCTGGGGCTTCTGGCAGCCGTTATCGTCGGGGCCCTTGTCGGCATGATCCTTGCCTATTTCGCCCTGAATCTTAAAACCGATGTCATTCTGGCTGCAATTGCCATAAACCTCATAGCCATGGGCGGTACCGTATTCATTCTGTTTATGGTCGGTGGCGATAAAGGGATCTCTTCCTCTCTGCCCAGCAAAGTTCTTCCCAGGATTGACATTCCGCTTCTGAAATCCATACCGGTCGTCGGACCGATTCTTTCCGGACATAACATTCTCACATATATGGCTTTTCTCTCCGTTTGGGTCATGTATATTTTCATTTACAAAACCCCGCTTGGTTTGAGAATCCGAGCTGTCGGAGAGAATCCCGATGCTGCAGATTCGGTCGGGATCAGCGTGCGGAAAATCCAGTACATAGCTTTGACTCTCAGCGGAGCTCTTGCGGGATTCGGCGGTGCCTATATGTCAATGGGTTATGTTTCGTGGTTCAGCAAAAACATGACAGCCGGACGGGGATTCATCGCCCTTGCCGCGGAAGCCATGGGCGGCGCGACTCCCCATGGAGCCATGTTCACCTCCCTCCTCTTCGGGCTATTTGATGCCCTTTCCAATTCTCTCCAAACTCTGAGGGTTCCTGCAGAGTTCATTCAGATGATCCCCTATCTGGCAACAGTCATAGGGCTGGTTATTTATGCGGCGAACAAAACTGAACAGATAAAGAGGATACAGGCTCAAAAGGAGAGGCAGGCCGGCACGAAAACAGAGAAAGGAAAAACAACATGA
- the rihA gene encoding pyrimidine-specific ribonucleoside hydrolase RihA, with product MKIPCIMDCDPGHDDAIALVLAYGSDKIDIQAITTTAGNQTIEKTTNNALRIMTFLGAEIPVAAGCAKPLFRDLIIAPEVHGESGLDGPELPDPAYDAQPVHAVELMAETVRKSKEKITIVPTGALTNVALFLMTYPELKGRIERISLMGGACWGGNWTPAAEFNILVDPEAARIVFESGIPITMSGLDVTHKAYITDDDRELFRSIGTRTSILVAEWLDFFAKFHKDNFDFKGSPLHDPCAVVWLINPDLFTARDCHVDIETSGKVTTGSTVVDYYDVLKKEKNATVLFDVRRKDFVDLLAGQLEKMP from the coding sequence ATGAAAATTCCCTGCATAATGGATTGCGACCCGGGACACGACGATGCCATAGCCCTGGTTCTGGCTTACGGCAGTGATAAGATCGATATACAGGCGATCACAACGACAGCGGGCAATCAGACAATTGAAAAGACTACCAATAACGCTCTCAGGATCATGACTTTTCTCGGAGCTGAAATCCCTGTTGCCGCCGGATGTGCCAAACCGCTCTTCAGGGATCTGATTATAGCCCCGGAAGTACACGGAGAAAGCGGTCTGGATGGTCCGGAACTGCCTGATCCTGCTTATGACGCTCAACCTGTTCACGCTGTGGAGCTGATGGCTGAAACTGTAAGGAAAAGCAAGGAAAAAATCACAATCGTCCCCACGGGAGCTCTTACCAATGTCGCGCTGTTTCTCATGACCTACCCGGAACTCAAAGGACGAATTGAAAGAATCTCTCTAATGGGAGGTGCCTGCTGGGGCGGAAACTGGACGCCGGCGGCGGAGTTTAATATTCTGGTTGATCCGGAAGCGGCAAGAATTGTCTTTGAGTCGGGGATTCCCATCACCATGAGCGGACTCGATGTGACCCATAAAGCCTATATCACCGATGATGACAGGGAGCTGTTCAGAAGCATCGGAACCAGGACTTCGATCCTTGTTGCGGAATGGCTCGATTTTTTTGCTAAATTCCATAAGGACAATTTTGATTTCAAAGGCAGCCCGCTTCACGATCCCTGTGCCGTCGTATGGCTTATCAACCCGGATCTTTTTACGGCCAGGGATTGTCATGTGGATATTGAGACTTCGGGCAAAGTGACTACAGGTTCGACTGTCGTCGATTATTACGATGTATTGAAGAAAGAAAAGAACGCAACTGTCCTATTCGATGTCAGGAGAAAAGATTTTGTAGATCTCCTGGCCGGTCAACTGGAGAAAATGCCATGA
- a CDS encoding hexokinase family protein, which translates to MSEEFTVVKDFLGKMNMFHEQVDMEKAYQHFLTEMEKGLNGEKSSLQMIPTFIESEMEIPVNEKVIVMDAGGTNFRTALIHFDENRQVVIDSFRKSPMPGSDRILTFDEFFDILADSIMDIVEDSGKIGFCFSYPTEITPDKDGRLIKFVKEVQAPEVEGKMIGKSLLERLKSRGVKRDHKIVILNDTVATLLTGKGSAPERNYEDYLGFILGTGLNSCYSESNENIHKLDAIHLDGTHSQIINVESGNLSVPERGKLDKILDEKTSAPGSYFLEKMTSGAYFGALVSEVLFEAEKSDIFDKGFTSELEIAGNLNTRQVNEFLQNPFMKENILTKICDRHHERNRDILYFLIDCMLERAAKLIAVNMAGIILKSGKGESPVRPICLTVDGTTFYAYHKFQFRVEKYLNEFLTGDRKRYYDIIKVEDAPLIGAAIAALTN; encoded by the coding sequence ATGAGTGAAGAGTTTACCGTGGTAAAAGATTTCCTCGGAAAAATGAACATGTTCCATGAACAGGTCGATATGGAAAAAGCTTATCAGCATTTCCTTACCGAAATGGAAAAGGGACTGAACGGAGAGAAGAGCTCTCTTCAGATGATCCCCACGTTTATAGAAAGTGAAATGGAAATTCCTGTCAATGAAAAAGTCATTGTCATGGATGCGGGAGGAACGAATTTCCGGACGGCTCTGATTCACTTCGATGAAAACCGTCAGGTCGTAATTGACAGTTTCAGAAAAAGTCCTATGCCGGGCAGTGACAGGATTCTGACTTTCGATGAGTTCTTTGATATTCTTGCTGATTCCATAATGGATATAGTTGAAGACAGCGGTAAGATAGGTTTCTGCTTTTCATACCCGACAGAAATAACTCCCGACAAAGACGGACGGCTGATCAAATTCGTCAAAGAAGTTCAGGCCCCGGAAGTGGAAGGGAAGATGATCGGCAAAAGCCTGCTCGAAAGGCTGAAGAGCCGGGGTGTAAAAAGAGACCATAAAATCGTTATTCTCAATGATACGGTGGCAACCCTCTTAACCGGCAAGGGATCCGCTCCTGAACGGAACTATGAGGATTATCTCGGATTTATCCTCGGAACAGGCCTGAACAGCTGCTATTCCGAATCGAATGAAAATATACACAAGCTCGATGCTATTCATCTGGACGGTACCCATTCACAGATCATTAATGTTGAATCGGGAAACCTCTCCGTTCCTGAAAGAGGTAAGTTGGATAAGATTCTCGATGAGAAAACATCCGCTCCCGGTTCCTACTTTCTGGAAAAAATGACTTCCGGAGCCTACTTCGGTGCCCTGGTCTCGGAAGTTCTGTTTGAAGCGGAAAAGAGTGATATTTTTGATAAAGGTTTTACCAGCGAACTGGAAATTGCGGGAAATCTCAATACCAGACAGGTAAATGAATTCCTGCAGAATCCCTTTATGAAAGAGAATATTCTGACAAAAATCTGCGATCGCCACCACGAAAGAAATCGGGACATCCTCTATTTTCTCATAGATTGCATGCTTGAAAGAGCGGCGAAGCTTATCGCCGTGAATATGGCGGGAATAATATTGAAATCGGGAAAAGGCGAAAGTCCTGTAAGACCCATTTGCCTGACAGTTGACGGAACGACCTTCTATGCCTATCACAAATTCCAGTTCAGAGTAGAAAAATATCTTAATGAATTTCTGACGGGAGATCGCAAACGCTATTATGATATCATAAAAGTCGAAGATGCTCCGCTTATCGGAGCGGCTATCGCTGCGTTAACCAATTGA
- a CDS encoding BMP family ABC transporter substrate-binding protein gives MKKFTAFLLLFSVVFSSAIVAGGQQSSEDAPMDDVLKIVLILNGTLGDKSFFDSADNGMKLIKDKYGDKVLVKTIEMNYDETKWEPTLLDVAEQDWDIVIMGTWQMTEMLQEAAPDYPDKKFIIFDTEVDYSLPDMDNIYSITYKQNEASFLAGALAARVTTSDMPLANPEKMIGFLGGMDIPVINDFLIGYIEGAQYIDKDIKVAVSYIGSFDDSAKGKEMSLAQYSQGADIGYNVAGQAGLGQLDAAKDADRYAIGVDSDQAELFLSTDPAKAELITTSVLKRVDNSLLRAIDLHMAGKAPWGSSEILGFEEEAVGFAENDIYMKVVPAEIREEMDMLQKKIIDGDIVVSSAFGMSSSEIQALRDSVSP, from the coding sequence ATGAAAAAGTTTACAGCGTTCTTACTTTTGTTTTCAGTGGTCTTTTCTTCCGCCATAGTGGCGGGAGGACAGCAGAGCAGCGAAGATGCACCGATGGATGACGTTCTGAAAATTGTCCTCATCCTCAACGGTACACTGGGAGACAAATCATTTTTTGACTCGGCTGATAATGGGATGAAGCTGATAAAAGATAAATACGGAGATAAGGTCCTGGTAAAAACCATTGAAATGAATTACGACGAAACCAAATGGGAACCGACTCTGCTCGATGTGGCGGAGCAGGACTGGGATATCGTAATCATGGGAACTTGGCAGATGACTGAAATGCTCCAGGAAGCCGCTCCCGATTATCCGGATAAGAAATTTATCATCTTCGATACGGAAGTAGATTACAGCCTCCCCGATATGGATAATATCTACTCGATCACATACAAGCAGAATGAAGCCTCTTTCCTGGCGGGCGCACTGGCTGCCCGGGTTACCACTTCCGATATGCCTCTTGCCAATCCAGAAAAGATGATAGGGTTCCTGGGCGGAATGGATATTCCCGTCATAAATGACTTTTTAATAGGCTATATAGAAGGCGCTCAGTATATTGATAAAGATATAAAAGTGGCCGTTTCCTATATCGGATCTTTCGACGATTCGGCAAAAGGAAAAGAAATGTCTCTGGCTCAGTACAGTCAGGGGGCGGACATCGGTTACAATGTTGCGGGCCAGGCCGGGCTGGGGCAGCTCGATGCGGCTAAAGATGCCGATCGATACGCGATTGGTGTAGACTCCGATCAGGCTGAACTTTTCCTCTCTACTGATCCGGCGAAAGCGGAGCTGATAACAACTTCCGTTCTCAAGCGCGTCGACAACTCCCTTCTCAGAGCCATAGATCTTCATATGGCCGGTAAAGCGCCCTGGGGAAGCAGCGAGATCCTCGGATTTGAAGAGGAAGCTGTGGGTTTTGCCGAAAATGATATCTATATGAAAGTGGTTCCTGCGGAAATCAGGGAAGAAATGGATATGCTTCAGAAAAAAATTATTGACGGCGATATTGTCGTCAGCAGCGCATTTGGAATGAGTTCCAGTGAAATACAGGCTCTGAGAGACAGCGTTTCTCCATAG
- a CDS encoding ABC transporter permease, whose translation MFKQKKLFELFRTVLAIVIALIIALITILFASEEPGRALSLFLFGPMDSLRHFGNVLEMMIPLLFTGLAVSLMFSAAQFNLGAEGAFFLGGISATAVAINQNLIPFVHPVLSILAGGLAGAVFCGIPALLKVKWNASELVSSLMFNYVALFLGLYLINYYMRDVDAGAMVSFRLAETSKLVKLIPGTRVHFGLIIAALTVVAGYYFMYRTRWGYRIRLTGLNSSFARYSGIRTASVIILSQVLGGFIAGSGGAIEILGMYRRFSWQSLPGYGWDGIIVAILARNNPALIPVGAFFLAYLRIGADLMARSSDVQSEVVYIIQGVMIVLIAAESFLAHYRHKLVYREARKSATTGE comes from the coding sequence ATGTTTAAACAGAAAAAGCTTTTTGAGCTGTTCCGCACTGTGCTGGCTATTGTCATTGCCTTGATCATCGCTCTTATTACCATTCTTTTTGCCAGCGAAGAACCGGGAAGAGCTCTCAGCCTATTCCTTTTCGGCCCGATGGACAGTCTGCGTCATTTCGGCAATGTCCTTGAAATGATGATCCCGCTCCTTTTTACGGGACTGGCTGTCAGCCTTATGTTTTCCGCAGCACAGTTCAATCTCGGGGCTGAAGGCGCCTTTTTTCTCGGCGGTATCTCGGCGACAGCTGTCGCGATAAATCAGAATCTGATTCCTTTTGTTCACCCGGTTCTGTCAATATTGGCCGGCGGATTAGCCGGAGCGGTTTTTTGCGGAATTCCGGCGCTGTTAAAAGTAAAGTGGAATGCTTCCGAGCTTGTTTCCTCGCTCATGTTTAATTATGTCGCTCTTTTTCTGGGACTATATCTTATCAATTACTACATGCGTGATGTCGATGCCGGCGCAATGGTCTCTTTTCGTCTGGCGGAGACATCAAAACTCGTCAAGCTGATTCCCGGAACAAGAGTTCATTTCGGATTGATCATTGCCGCGCTGACAGTCGTAGCCGGTTATTACTTCATGTACAGAACCAGATGGGGCTACAGAATCCGATTGACCGGCCTCAACAGCAGCTTCGCCCGGTATTCGGGTATCAGAACCGCTTCGGTCATCATTCTCTCTCAGGTCCTCGGCGGGTTCATAGCCGGTTCGGGAGGAGCTATTGAAATCCTGGGTATGTACAGGCGATTTTCCTGGCAGTCTCTTCCCGGTTACGGCTGGGACGGAATCATCGTTGCCATACTGGCGCGGAACAACCCGGCTCTGATTCCGGTCGGTGCTTTTTTTCTGGCTTATTTGAGAATCGGCGCGGATTTGATGGCCCGTTCTTCCGACGTGCAGAGCGAAGTCGTGTATATCATTCAGGGCGTTATGATTGTTCTTATTGCTGCAGAAAGTTTCCTCGCACATTACAGACATAAGCTGGTTTACAGAGAAGCCCGGAAATCGGCGACAACGGGTGAATAG
- a CDS encoding ABC transporter ATP-binding protein → MNNITKVYPNGIVANEGVDFSLRKGEIHALVGENGAGKSTLMKILFGLEHPEEGEILLKGNPINIGSPNVAIEHGIGMVHQHFMLVPSLTVAENMVLGSEPRKGLYVNIKKASTETLELSRKYNLAVDPSARIRDLPVGIKQKVEILKALYRGAEILILDEPTAVLTPQETKELFEELHLLKEQGSTIIFISHKLHEIKELCDRLTIMRNGRSQGVFNVADVTEKDISRLMVGRDVILEVEKGPASPAAVSLKVEDLTVVNDFGKKAVNNISFSVRKGEILGVAGVEGNGQSELVEILTGLQRINFGSVEIEGVNIAGKSIKDIRNLGTCHIPEDRMTYGVAETLDIEQNLLADKHDSSRFTGRILTKPKIIRENSLKLIEEYKIKCGSPLEEVKMLSGGNIQKVVVAREFSVEPKLIIADQPTRGIDVGATEFIRKRLVELRDEGSAVLLVSADLNEVLELSDSLIVMYNGEITAYIEDVKSLGEEELGLFMLGINKQSDSEIGRALHV, encoded by the coding sequence ATGAACAATATAACGAAAGTTTATCCCAATGGAATCGTAGCCAACGAGGGTGTGGATTTTTCTCTGCGAAAGGGAGAAATCCATGCCCTCGTCGGTGAAAACGGCGCGGGAAAATCTACATTAATGAAAATCCTCTTCGGACTTGAACACCCGGAGGAGGGAGAAATCCTGCTTAAGGGGAATCCGATAAATATCGGTTCGCCCAATGTGGCTATTGAACATGGGATAGGAATGGTCCATCAGCATTTCATGCTCGTCCCCTCGCTGACTGTGGCGGAAAACATGGTTCTCGGTTCCGAACCCAGAAAGGGACTTTATGTCAACATAAAGAAAGCCTCTACGGAAACATTGGAATTATCCCGCAAATACAATCTGGCTGTAGATCCTTCGGCAAGAATCAGGGATCTTCCTGTGGGCATTAAGCAGAAAGTCGAGATTCTGAAAGCCTTATACCGCGGCGCTGAGATTCTTATACTGGATGAGCCGACTGCCGTCCTTACACCTCAGGAAACGAAAGAATTATTCGAGGAACTTCATCTGCTGAAGGAGCAGGGCAGCACCATTATTTTCATCTCTCACAAACTCCATGAAATAAAAGAACTCTGTGACAGGCTGACGATTATGAGAAACGGCCGTTCTCAGGGTGTTTTCAACGTCGCCGATGTTACTGAAAAAGATATCTCCCGATTGATGGTAGGCCGGGATGTTATTCTCGAAGTGGAAAAAGGTCCCGCTTCTCCGGCTGCGGTGTCACTGAAAGTGGAAGATCTGACTGTCGTGAATGATTTCGGAAAAAAAGCTGTTAATAATATTTCATTTTCAGTCAGGAAAGGGGAAATCCTCGGTGTTGCCGGTGTCGAAGGTAACGGACAGAGCGAACTGGTGGAAATACTGACAGGGCTGCAGCGGATAAATTTCGGTTCTGTGGAAATAGAAGGTGTAAATATCGCCGGTAAATCCATAAAGGATATCCGGAATCTGGGAACATGCCATATCCCGGAAGACCGGATGACTTACGGTGTGGCCGAGACTCTGGATATTGAACAGAATCTTCTGGCGGATAAGCACGATTCATCCCGGTTCACCGGCAGGATATTGACGAAACCGAAAATCATACGGGAAAACTCACTCAAACTTATTGAAGAATACAAAATCAAATGCGGCTCGCCCCTCGAAGAGGTTAAAATGCTGTCCGGCGGAAATATACAGAAAGTTGTCGTTGCCCGGGAATTCTCGGTAGAACCGAAATTGATCATTGCCGATCAGCCGACGAGGGGTATCGATGTGGGAGCCACGGAATTCATAAGAAAGCGGCTTGTGGAACTGCGTGACGAGGGGAGCGCCGTACTGCTGGTTTCAGCGGACCTGAATGAGGTTCTGGAACTTTCCGACAGTCTTATAGTCATGTACAACGGAGAAATAACCGCTTATATAGAAGATGTTAAATCTCTAGGTGAAGAAGAGCTGGGGTTGTTCATGCTTGGAATTAATAAACAGTCAGATAGCGAGATCGGGAGGGCGCTTCATGTTTAA